In a genomic window of Scyliorhinus torazame isolate Kashiwa2021f chromosome 5, sScyTor2.1, whole genome shotgun sequence:
- the LOC140417944 gene encoding uncharacterized protein: STNLESLEDTPTLEKPWKCGDCGKGYRYPSQLEAHRRSHTGERPFTCSQCEKEFAQLSTLQSHQRIHTGDRPFSCSQCGKGFTRLSSLKIHQRVHTGERPFTCSQCEKGFTQLSDLQKHQRIHTGEKPFTCSQCEKGFTTSSSLRIHQRVHIGERPFTCSQCEKGFTTSSSLRIHQRVHTGERPFTCSQCEKGFTASSSLRIHQRVHTGERPFTCSVCEKGFTELSNLQKHQRIHTGERPFTCSQCEKGFTTSSSLRIHQRVHTGERPFTCSQCEKGFTQLSNLQKHQRVHTGEKALTCSS, translated from the coding sequence tcgacaaacctggagagtCTTGAGGACACTCCCAccctggagaaaccgtggaaatgtggggactgcggGAAGGGATATAGAtatccatctcagctggaagctcatcgacgcagtcacactggggagaggccattcacctgctctcagtgtgagaaggaattcgctcagttatccaccctgcagagtcaccagcgaattcacactggggataggccattcagctgctctcagtgtgggaagggattcactcggttatccagtctgaagatacaccagcgagttcacactggggagaggccgttcacctgctctcagtgtgagaagggattcactcagttatccgacctgcagaaacaccagcgaattcacactggggagaagccgttcacctgctctcagtgtgagaagggattcactacttcatcgagcctgcggatacatcagcgagttcacattggggagaggccgttcacctgctctcagtgtgagaagggattcactacttcatcgagcctgcgaatacatcagcgagttcacacaggggagaggccgttcacctgctctcagtgtgagaagggattcactgcttcatcgagcctgcggatacatcagcgagttcacacaggggagaggccgttcacctgctctgtgtgtgagaagggattcactgagttatccaacctgcagaaacaccagcgaattcacactggggagaggccgttcacctgctctcagtgtgagaagggattcactacttcatcgagcctgcggatacatcagcgagttcacacaggggagaggccattcacctgttctcagtgtgagaagggattcactcagttatccaacctgcagaaacaccagcgagttcacactggggagaaggcgttaacctgctcttcgtga